The sequence CTCGTTGATGTTCCCCAGGTCCTGCGGCGTGGCGCCGGCAATCGTGCCGGCGCCGATCTGCAACCCCAGACCTTCCGGGTACTGCGGCGCCGTCAACGCAATGCGCCAGAGCGGGAGGCGGAGCGATGCCGCGAGCAGCACGCCCGCGATCACGAGCAAGCAGCGCGAGAAGCGCGACATCATTGATGCCCCCCGGCGGCCGCGCCGCCCGTCGCCGTCGGGTGCATACCGGCCATCCGGTCGCCGCCAACGGGGTGATCGCCGATGGTCGCCGACAGCGCCACCGTGCTTCCGGCCGGCGACACGCGGACGTACCCCTGCATTTCCTGGTGCAGCGCCGAGCAAAAGTCGGTGCAGTAGAACGGATAGACGCCGCTCGCGCGCGGGACCCACTTGAGCGTGCGCGTTTCCCCCGGCGCCAGGATCAGCTCGGCCGCATCCGTATTGCCTAACACAGCGAAGCCGTGCACGATGTCCCAGTCCTGCTCGATGTTCGTGAGGTGGAAGTAGACGGTGTCGCCAACCGAAATGCCCTCGATGTTGTCGGGCGAGAAGTGCGACCGGATTGCCGCCATCTTCACGTGTACGGTTTTGCCCTGGCGCGAGATGCCGCCCTCGGCTTCGGTCTTCACCGCCCACGGATTGGCGTTCTCCGACAGCGTGTTGAACTTCACCGAGTGGATCAGGCTCGCCGGAAGCGCCTGCGCGTAGTGCGGCTCGCCGATGGTCGGGAAATCGAGCAGCAGCTGCATCTTGGGTCCGCTGATGTCGTACAGTTGGGCCGACTGATCCATGATCGGTCCGGTAGGCAGATATCGATCTTTGGTGATCTTGTTGAGCGCGATGACGTACTTGCCCCATGGCGCGCGCGAGTCGCCGCCCGGAATCATCAAGTGGCCGATCGCATAGAAGGTGGGCGTGCGATCC is a genomic window of Gemmatimonadaceae bacterium containing:
- a CDS encoding nitrous oxide reductase, with product HNVLDEHSTTARVERKTSVTVLDPSRCDGLMYFLPTPKSPHGVDVDPSGEYIVGNGKLSAMIAVHSFTKMQQAIASKAFDKVVDGIPVLKYDAVLAGEVKSAGLGPLHTEFDGKGFAYTSFFISSEIVKWKLGTWEVVDRTPTFYAIGHLMIPGGDSRAPWGKYVIALNKITKDRYLPTGPIMDQSAQLYDISGPKMQLLLDFPTIGEPHYAQALPASLIHSVKFNTLSENANPWAVKTEAEGGISRQGKTVHVKMAAIRSHFSPDNIEGISVGDTVYFHLTNIEQDWDIVHGFAVLGNTDAAELILAPGETRTLKWVPRASGVYPFYCTDFCSALHQEMQGYVRVSPAGSTVALSATIGDHPVGGDRMAGMHPTATGGAAAGGHQ